Below is a window of Coriobacterium glomerans PW2 DNA.
AGCGCCGACTTGCTCAATCCTGTCGAAGTCGCAGATGAATCTGACGATGTCCCGACTCGCCGGAGGACTCGTCGAACTCGTAGGCGCCCAGCGACTTCAGAAAGGGAAGCAGTTTCTTGAAACCGTAGTTGCGGACATCGAAATCGGGCATGCGCTTGGAGAGCTGGTCTCCGAGACGTCCCAGAGAAAGCCAGCCCTCATCGTCTGAGAACTTGTCGATGACCGAGTTGATCGTCGTGCGAATCGTGCGCATGCGTCGACGCCTGTCGGCGCGACTCAGCTCATCGAAATCGGGCTCCGCGCTGTCCGGCTGCGCCGAGGCGAGCAGGGAGGGCCGTCGATCCTGCGCTCCCTGGCCGGGATGGGGTCCCGTGACGCGCTCGCGATCGCGCTCGCTGGACGCTCGTCTCCCGACACTCGAGCCCTTTCGCTGGTGCTTGCTGCGCGGTGCCTCCTCGACCTCTTGCTCTTCCTCGGCCGCCTCGTCTGCCTTCCGGGCCTCGAAGAGCAGATCAAGATACTTGAACTGGTTGCAGGCGGAGATGAACGGCTCGGGGGTCTTCTGCTCGCCCATGCCGATGACCTGCATCCCGCTTTCTCGCAAACGGGCGACGAGACGCGTGAAATCCGAATCCGAGCTCACGATCGTGAAGCCGTCGACCGTGCCGGAATACAATATATCCATCGCGTCTATGATCATCGCTGAGTCCGTCGCGTTCTTGCCGTAGGTGTAGCTGTACTGCTGCATCGGCAGAATCGAATTCTCGAGCAGACAGTTCTTCCACGATGCGAGCCGCGGGCTCGTCCAATCGCCGTAGATTCGCTTGTAGGTGGCGATACCGTAGTTTGCCACCTCGTCCAAAACGATCTTGATGTATTTATCGGATATGTTGTCCGCATCTATCAGGATCGCAAATTTCAGGTCGCTATCCAAATTGGCACTCATGGCTGCCTCTCTCGTATCCTATTCCATCGAGCTGTCTGCGCCTCGTTGAGCGAGCGAGCGATGGCGCTCGCGCAGAGCACGCGGCGGGCGGTAGCTGCCGCTCGTGAAATCAACGTATTCGATGGTATCCATCAGCTGCTCGAGCATCCCCTCATGATCGATGAGGTCCCAGCTGCGACGCACCTCGCACATCTTTGCATGGGTCTCTGGCCGACGCGGCATAAACAGCGTGCAGCAATCCGAAGCGGTCTCGCAGGAGATGTCGAAGGTGCCGATCGCCTGCGCTCGATCGATGATCTCCTGCTTATCCGAGCCGATGAGGGGCCGCAGGACAGGTATCGACACGACGTCGTCCACCGCCTGAATGTTCTCGAGCGTCTGCGAGGCGACCTGGCCGAGCGACTCGCCGGTCACGAGCGCCCGAGCCCCCTCGATGCGCGCCACGCGCTCGGCGAGCGCATACATCATGCGGCGGTACATGATCACGCGCAGGGCACTGGGACACGCCAATGAGATCGCGCGCTGACAGTCACCGAATGCCACGACATAGAGCCGGCCTATCTGGATGGCCGGCGCATAGGCAGAGATGATGTCCTGGCACAGATCCTCGCTCGACGCCGCCGTCTGAGGTCGACCGGAGAAGTGCACGGGAACGCAGACCGCACCGCGCCGGGAAAGCAACCAAGTCGCTACGGGCGAGTCTATCCCCGATGAGAGCAGCGTCACAACCTTTCCCGCGCTTCCGACGGGGAGGCCGCCCGCACCCCTTTCCGAACGCGCGTAGACGAACACCTCCCCTTGCACCACGAGGACGTTCACGACGGCATCGGGTTCGTGCATCCGCACTACCTTGTCGGGAAACGCCTGACACAGGGCATCTCCCACCTGAGCGTTGAGCTCGAGCGAGGACAGCGGGTAATCGGTATGCGATCGCCGCGCATGAACCTTGAACGTCTCAAATGAGCCGAACTCGGTGAGCGCGGCGATCGCGGCGCGGCAATAGTGCTGCGGAACGCGTCTCGTGCGGAAGGCGAGAGATACCCTGGCGACACCCGGCACCCTTGCGATCACATCGAAAGCTCGCCGAGCGTCGTCAGCATCCGAGAACGTCACGAGCACGTGCCCGGATATTCGAACGACGCGGTCCACGGAAAAGGCGGCAAGAGCCGCCTTTATCGTATCGATGAGCAAAGATTCGAAATGCGCTCGGTTCTTTCCCTTGAGTCCGACCTCATGGTAGTGGACCAAGCAGACGCGACTGGTCATCTAGACGTCTGCGGCGCGGTGGCCGAGTGCTTCCTCGAAACGCGGAAGATCAAACGAGATGTCACCATCGGCGATCTCATCCATCGCCATCGAGATGGTGTCTTTACCGGACAAAGCTATGGTGATGTCATCGACGTCCTGCACGGCGAGAACACGGCTGTGCTGACCGCGCAGCATGCTATTGATATCGCATGCGCGCTTGGAAGCGAGCGAGGCCAACAGGAATCGGTTTCGTTCGGTTTTGTCCAACAGCTCATCAATCGGTGGTTTGACGACTGACACGGGCATCATATCCTTTCGTTGCGTTTGATGATGCGGACGAGCTCCTCGCACGCCCGATCAAGATCATCGTTGATGACGACGGCATCGTATCGACCGACGAGCTGAAGTTCCCGCTCGGCATCGACCAGACGGCGCTCCAGCGTCGAAGCGGTCTCGCTGCCTCGGCTGACAAGCCGCCTTCTGATGACACCGAGACTCGGCGGCATGATAAAAATCAAAACAGCCTCAGGGAACTGTTGCCGAACCTGAAATGCACCCTGGGGGTCAAGCTCCATGATCAACGAGACGCCCAAGCCCAGACAGCGGTCGATCTCGCTTCTCAACGTGCCGTAGAAGTTTCCATGCACTTCCGCCCACTCTACGAATTCGCCGCCATCGATCAAGGCCGTAAACTTCTCGCGCGACAGAAAATAATACGTTTTGCCATCGACTTCACCTTCGCGGGGGGCGCGCGTGGTAGCCGAAACCGTCAGGCCCAAGCGAGGAAGCAGTGCGCGCGCATGCGCGACGAGTGTTCCCTTGCCTGCTCCTGACGGTCCTGAGATCACGAAAAGCGTTGATTCAGCGCAGTCCACTACTTACTTGGTGAGCTGGGCGAGCAGCTGCTCGCGCTGGCGAACTCCGAGCCCCTGAACGCGCCGCGTAGCAGAGATACCGAGCTCATCCATGATCTTGGCAGCCTTGGCCTTGCCGTAGCCGGGAAGCGACTCGATCAGGGTGGAGACCTTCATACGAGAAGCGATGGGATCGTCTGAGTTCAGAACCGACTCAAGCGAGATCGCGCCCTTCTTGATCTTCTCGCGAAGCTCGGCACGTGCATGACGGGCGGCAGCCGCTTTCTCAAGTGCGGCCTTGCGCTGCTCGTCAGTGAGCTGAGGTAGCGCCATTAGAACCTCCAATATCTACGTTTCTACTATCAAATCAGGTAGTCAAGCTTGGAAAACGGGCTAACCGACCTGCGAACCGCATCATAGGTTAGACGAACGGCGATCAAAGTTCAAGTGCACAGGTCTCAAGAAGTGCGGATATCAAGCTAATTCATAGAACGTTCGCTAAGTTTCAGCAGGTTAGGGGGCAACACATTATCTCAGGCGACATCGTCGACCAATTCGCCCACAATGGCATCGAATGCGGCAAGTGGATCATCCGCGCAGGTGATGGGCCTGCCGACGACAATGTGGCTCGCTCCTGCGCGCACCGCCTCAGCAGGCGTCGCGACACGGCTCTGATCCCCGCGAGCCGCCCCGCGAGGACGTACCCCAGGCGTCACGACAAGGGCATCAGGACCGAGAAGGCTGCGCATGGAAGCTGCCTCTTGGGGCGAGCACACCACGCCATCGATCCCGCTGTCATGCGCCAGACGCGCCAGGGCGAGCGCCTGCTCGGCGATCGGGCGCGTGACGCCCACGCGCGCAAGCTCTTCCTCATTCATACTCGTGAGCACGGTGATCGCCGCAAGAAGCGGACGCTTGCCCATGACATCGGCAGCCTCATCGGCGCCGCGGCGACACGCCCGCAGCATCTGCGCGGAACCGGCACCGTGAACGGTGATGAGATCCGCGCCGGAAAAAGATGCGCTTTTGACCGCCCGCTCGACTTGGAACGGAATGTCATGGAACTTCGCATCCAGAAAGACCTTGTAGCCGCGTCGCTTGAGCGCCATGACGAACGCAGGGCCCTCGTCGTAGATCAGCGTGATGCCGACCTTCATCCATCGCGCATGACCCTCCAGAGCTGTCGCCAAGGCGAGTGCCTGATCCGAGCGGCAATCGAGAGCAACCATCACCTTGTCCTGAGCATCACGAAGCTCCACCGTATCCTCCTTGCGAGCGCGTTCACGCAAAACGTCTGCGATTCGCAGTATAGCATCGGTCGAGCTCTCAGAGAGCGATCCGGTCCGATAGCGGGCGAACTGCGAAAGAAGAACAGGAACGAGAGCGGCTATCGGGCGAGCACGCCGCGAAGCACCGCCGTCGCGGCGCGTTGATGCACGCGCCTGTAGTCCTCCTCGTCGGTCCACATCTCGTTTCTTCGACTGACATGAACGACCAGGGAGTTGGCCACCGGCACGCTGTAAATCGAACCAAGCAGATAGAGCGCCGCGGTCTCCATCTCGCAATTCAGGATACCGCGGTCGGTCCAGTATTTCATGAGCCCCGGATCCGGTCGCAGACGCGATTCGAATCCCTGCCGCCTGCCCTGACCCAGATAATAGGTCTCGGACGTGAGACCGACCCCGATATGGGCGGTGATGCCGTCTGAGTCCATGGCGCAGCGGATGGCGCTCAGAAGAAGCGGATCGGCGACTGCGGGATAGGTGCTCGGCACATATGAACTCAACATGCCCTCGGAACGAGCCATGCCCGAGTTCATGATGATCTCCCCCGGTTCGATACCGTCCTGCCATGCCCCGCATCCGCCGCAGCGCACGATCGCGCGCGCGCCGTTCTCGATGAGCTCGGTGACGGCGATCTCGGTCGATCCGACTCCGATGCCGGTCGAGCAGATGGATACCTGCGTTCCTTCGAAGCTGCCCACCGCCAGCGAGAACTCGCGGTTTTCGCTCACCACCTCGGATTCATCCCATGTCGAGCTGATGAGGGAAACGCGACCGGGATCGCCCACGATGATCGTCGCATCACCGAGCACGCCCTCGGTCAGACCTTTCAGATGAACGCTCATGATAGCTCCTGTTCCGTCGATGAGCCTGTCTTCGCCTTCGTCATGTTCAGCGTGAGGACGCAAAACAGGGAGATGATGTACATGATCGCGAGAAAGGCCATGGCCGCCCTCAGCGAGAACGATTCGAGAAGAAACCCGATCACAACCGATGAGAATCCACCGACCGCCCGACCGATGTTGAATATCGTGTTGTTCGCCGTCGCCCGAATCTCGACTGGATAGAGGTTCCCGACGATCGCACCGTAACCCGCGTTCATACCGTTGCAGAAAAAACCGACGAGCGCGCCGCCGATCAGCATGACAGCAGCGCTTCCCGCAAACGAATACGCGAATACCGCGATCGCGGATGCGATGAGAAACAGACCATAGGCGACCTTCGCGCCGAGCCTATCCATGATCTGGCCGAACACGATCATGCCGATCGACATGCCAGTGATCGTGGCGATCATCCATAGCGAGGAGCCGGAAACACTGAGGTTGAGCCTTCCCTGGAGGATGGCCGGCAACCAATTCATGAGACCGAAGTATCCTGCGACCTGAGCAGTGGCCATGATCGTGAGCCGGATCGTCGTCGTCGCTCGGCCCCTTGAGAACAGATCTCGAATCGATGGCCGGCCCTCGGCTGTCCCAATCGCCCTCTTCCATGCGTCACCCTCTCTGAGCGCGAATCTCGCCCAGATCGCCAAGAGCACAGGGAGGGCGCCGAAGGCGAACAGTCCGCGCCAACCCAACACCGGGACTATCAGCGCAGCCGCGATGGCAGCGATGATGCTGCCGATCTGCCCGGACACCGTCACATAGGACGTGATCCTGCCGCGCTGCTCCCTCGAATAGGCATCGGCGATCATGGACATGACGACTCCGTATTCGCCTCCGGCGCCGACACCGACGAGAAAGCGGAACAGGTAGAGCATATTTACGCTGCTCGATATCGCACCGAGTCCGGTGGCGAGCGAAAACAGCGCGACCGTGGCCGCGAAGACCCGCGTCCTTCCGCAGCGATCGGCGAGCGTGCCGAAGATGATGCCGCCGATGAGCATGCCGATGTTTGTCACCGTTGAGATGAGGCCACCGGCCGCACCGCTCAGCCCGAACTCCGCGATCAACGTCGTGAGCACATATGAGAGCAGCATGGTGCTCATGGACTGGGACCCCAATCCCAACATGGCCGCAGCGAGCGTGGTGCCGCGCCGCGCAGCGGATCGGCCCGCGTCAAAGCTCATGTTTCCTCCTGTCATCATCATGGGGGTTCAATCAACAAGGTTCTGCCCCTCAGGCGGGGGCAGGCATCCGAACAGTCTAGGGCAATGCCAAAACGCCGTATATGGACGGGTAACCAGAAACGGCACGTACCGACTGTACGTTTCACCTCAGATTCTGAAAACGATGCCGCCGAGCTAGCTAATCATGAAAAAACCGCGCAGATGGAAAAGCGCTGCGTACGATGCTAAGACGAACCCCCTTATGCATTATAATACGAACCCCCTTGTAAAAGAAAGGTGACATCGCATTGCATAAGGGTTACCCTTGGTAGTCCTGCCCCGACAGAACTGCCACTAAGCAGGAAAAGAGCAACAATTGCAACTCAAGTGCAATTGCTCTGAGGAGGTATCCGATTTGAGTGAACGGAATGTATCTGGGTTTTTATCAATATAGATAGCAGATTATGTGCCATTGTTTATCCCACGGGTATGTAAAAATATGGCTAAACATCGCGCTGGGATAGCAATCCATAAAACACTGCCCTGCACTATGGGGCGATGTGATGTTTCGAGTCATTTGCTGACGCATTTCTTTATTGTGTGTGTTTTTTGGAGGAAAGGGAAATCATGCTGACCTTACACAGCCTGTTACACGACATATCTGCACCCATTGAGCCGCTGAGTGACATCTGGAACGCCTCAAAGGTGATCCGCTCCGCCACGGTTGTCGAATCTACCGAGACGACTGAATGGTTCCGCGGGGGCGCGCTGCTCATGGCAGATCAAAACGTGCTTGCCAGCATGGGGGAGACGGCGGAGTTCATCACCGATCTCTCCGAACGCCGATGTGCGGCTCTGGCTATAAGGGGAACAAGGGGGTCAGAAATAATCCAGCGCATTCTTGCCCAAGCCAATCAGGCGCAGCTGCCGTTGCTTCTCATCCCTGAGGGTGTTTCTTTTTTTGAGGTCCTGAACCCTGTCAACAGAGAGATCGGCAACGATCAACGGGGAGCCTATTTCACGCAATGCGCGATGAAGCAGCTTCTCCAAGCGGGCGATGCGCGATTGGAGAATGTGAAGGTGCTCGGTCTCGATCATCCCGACGAGCTCGGACTGATCTTGTTTCGCACGGAGTTCTGCACCGATCTCCTCATGTCACAGGATGTCGAGAGCGAGACGGTCACGCTGATCGATCGCTTCGAAGACTCGGTCACAGACGCCTGCGAGTATCTGAAGAGCACGGGCCTCGCCGCGGACTACGCGGTCGTCAACGAGCTGAATGAGATCTCGATGGCGTTGTTCGTTCAGTTCTCGATCGATTACAACCAGCTTATTTCGTCATTTGAAAAGCAGATCGACACCGATGGAACGTTTCACTTCGGAGTGAGCGACATTCGTCCGCTCACCCAAGCCGAGGAAGCCTATGAGCAAGCTGACTTCGCATATCGCAACGGCAGCTTGCTCACGGGGCCGACGCCGATCTGCCGATATCGCGACGTTGAGTTCTACCAGCATATCAACAAGCTCAGCGAGTCACCCGAGACCGACGCGTTCTTCGCGCACACAGACGTGCTGGCCGACCATCCTCATCTGCTCAAGACGCTCACCACATTCTTTGCAATGAATGAGCAGTTCAAACCGACGAGCAAAAAACTGTTCATTCATGTGAACACGCTGAGATACCGCTTGGAGCAGATAAAAAAGCTGACCGGACTGGATTACACCGTGACATCGGAGAAGGTCTGGCTGTTCCTCGGCTCCCTCCATATCAACGAGATGTAGCCGGGCTTGTGCTCGGAGCCCACCGAGCACAAGCCCGGCGCGGACGAGAGACTCGCGTTATGCCTCGAACGCGCCGACGAGCTCGTTGATATCGCTCACACCCTGTCTGTCCGCCCACGCCTCAAGCTCTGCGAGGATGCGCAGGGAAGCTCCGGGATCCACGAGGCTCGCCATCCCGACGGCAACTGAAGTCGCACCCGCGAGGATGAACTCGGCTGCGTCGGCACCGGTCATGATGCCTCCCACGCCGATGATCGGAATCCGAACTGCACGGAAGGCCTCCCAGACCATTCGGACCGCGATCGGGTGCAGCAGCGGTCCCGAGAGTCCGCCGGTGGGTCTGCTGAGTCTGGACCTGTGCGTCTCGATGTCGATTGACATACCTGGGATCGAATTGATGATCGTCAGGGCATCCGCACCGGCATCCTCGACCGCCCGCGCGATCTCGTCGACGCGCACGGGCGCCATCTTCACGAGAAGGGGCCTGTCGCAGACCCGTCGGCAGGCGCGCACCACTTCGGCTGCGGCCTCGGGAGTCGAGCCGCAAGCGATGCCGCCCTCCGCGACATTGGGACAGCTCACATTGAGCTCGAAGCCGGCTGCCCAGGGACACAGCTCGCAGAACAGCTCAAGGGCGCTCACGTATTCAGCGGTCGAGTGTCCGGCAACCTGGCAGATGATCTGCGTTCCCTTGCCCGCCAAGCGCTCGAGATAGGTTCCCGATTGCTCGACGAAGCCCCTGACGCCCGGGTTCTGCAATCCGACGGAGTTCATCATCCCTCCCGGCACTTCTGCCATACGGGGGGCGGGGTTGCCCGGCCAGGGCAGCGCCGCGCACCCCTTGGTGGTGATGGCCCCGAGCGCGGAGACGTCCATCAGGGAATCGAACTGCCATCCGTAACCAAACGTGCCCGCCGCCGTGCTGACGGGGTTTTTCATCTTGATGCCGCCCACGTCGACGGCCATTCTGACCGCACTCACCAGACCACCACCTTTGAAGCATCGAACACAGGGCCGCACATGCACGCGCCCTCCATTCCCTCGGTCGTCTCGACGTTGCAGGTGCCGCAAGCGCCGAATCCGCAGCTCATCATACGCTCCAGCGAGGCCTCGCAGTAGGTGCCCGCTTCAGCTGCCGCAGCAGCCGTCTTGCGCATCATCGGTGCCGGACCACAGGTGGCCACATAATCATAGCCACCCGCAAGGAGCATATCGGCTGCGGGGTCGGTGCAAAAGCCGCACAGGCCAGCCGTGCCGTCATCGGTTGACACGCATACGGTTCCCGCGCCGAGGTAGCGGAACTGCTCCGCTCCCACGAGCGTCTTCGCCGACATGCTGCCGAGACACACATCGAAGGCGATGCCGCGCTCGTGGAGCTCATGAGCGAGACAGAGCACCGGCGGCACACCGATCCCACCGGCGACGAGCAGCGCCCGAGTCGTCGAGTCGGGCACCGACCAGCCTCTGCCCCCCGGGCCGAGGAGCGTAGAGGTCTCCCCCGGTTTCATCCTCGACAAACGTCTCGTTCCATCACCCACGACGGCGTACCACAT
It encodes the following:
- a CDS encoding NYN domain-containing protein → MSANLDSDLKFAILIDADNISDKYIKIVLDEVANYGIATYKRIYGDWTSPRLASWKNCLLENSILPMQQYSYTYGKNATDSAMIIDAMDILYSGTVDGFTIVSSDSDFTRLVARLRESGMQVIGMGEQKTPEPFISACNQFKYLDLLFEARKADEAAEEEQEVEEAPRSKHQRKGSSVGRRASSERDRERVTGPHPGQGAQDRRPSLLASAQPDSAEPDFDELSRADRRRRMRTIRTTINSVIDKFSDDEGWLSLGRLGDQLSKRMPDFDVRNYGFKKLLPFLKSLGAYEFDESSGESGHRQIHLRLRQD
- the thiI gene encoding tRNA uracil 4-sulfurtransferase ThiI, yielding MTSRVCLVHYHEVGLKGKNRAHFESLLIDTIKAALAAFSVDRVVRISGHVLVTFSDADDARRAFDVIARVPGVARVSLAFRTRRVPQHYCRAAIAALTEFGSFETFKVHARRSHTDYPLSSLELNAQVGDALCQAFPDKVVRMHEPDAVVNVLVVQGEVFVYARSERGAGGLPVGSAGKVVTLLSSGIDSPVATWLLSRRGAVCVPVHFSGRPQTAASSEDLCQDIISAYAPAIQIGRLYVVAFGDCQRAISLACPSALRVIMYRRMMYALAERVARIEGARALVTGESLGQVASQTLENIQAVDDVVSIPVLRPLIGSDKQEIIDRAQAIGTFDISCETASDCCTLFMPRRPETHAKMCEVRRSWDLIDHEGMLEQLMDTIEYVDFTSGSYRPPRALRERHRSLAQRGADSSME
- a CDS encoding DNA-directed RNA polymerase subunit omega; translation: MSVVKPPIDELLDKTERNRFLLASLASKRACDINSMLRGQHSRVLAVQDVDDITIALSGKDTISMAMDEIADGDISFDLPRFEEALGHRAADV
- the gmk gene encoding guanylate kinase, producing the protein MDCAESTLFVISGPSGAGKGTLVAHARALLPRLGLTVSATTRAPREGEVDGKTYYFLSREKFTALIDGGEFVEWAEVHGNFYGTLRSEIDRCLGLGVSLIMELDPQGAFQVRQQFPEAVLIFIMPPSLGVIRRRLVSRGSETASTLERRLVDAERELQLVGRYDAVVINDDLDRACEELVRIIKRNERI
- the mihF gene encoding integration host factor, actinobacterial type, encoding MALPQLTDEQRKAALEKAAAARHARAELREKIKKGAISLESVLNSDDPIASRMKVSTLIESLPGYGKAKAAKIMDELGISATRRVQGLGVRQREQLLAQLTK
- the pyrF gene encoding orotidine-5'-phosphate decarboxylase, producing the protein MELRDAQDKVMVALDCRSDQALALATALEGHARWMKVGITLIYDEGPAFVMALKRRGYKVFLDAKFHDIPFQVERAVKSASFSGADLITVHGAGSAQMLRACRRGADEAADVMGKRPLLAAITVLTSMNEEELARVGVTRPIAEQALALARLAHDSGIDGVVCSPQEAASMRSLLGPDALVVTPGVRPRGAARGDQSRVATPAEAVRAGASHIVVGRPITCADDPLAAFDAIVGELVDDVA
- a CDS encoding nucleoside phosphorylase, with translation MSVHLKGLTEGVLGDATIIVGDPGRVSLISSTWDESEVVSENREFSLAVGSFEGTQVSICSTGIGVGSTEIAVTELIENGARAIVRCGGCGAWQDGIEPGEIIMNSGMARSEGMLSSYVPSTYPAVADPLLLSAIRCAMDSDGITAHIGVGLTSETYYLGQGRRQGFESRLRPDPGLMKYWTDRGILNCEMETAALYLLGSIYSVPVANSLVVHVSRRNEMWTDEEDYRRVHQRAATAVLRGVLAR
- a CDS encoding MFS transporter, whose protein sequence is MSFDAGRSAARRGTTLAAAMLGLGSQSMSTMLLSYVLTTLIAEFGLSGAAGGLISTVTNIGMLIGGIIFGTLADRCGRTRVFAATVALFSLATGLGAISSSVNMLYLFRFLVGVGAGGEYGVVMSMIADAYSREQRGRITSYVTVSGQIGSIIAAIAAALIVPVLGWRGLFAFGALPVLLAIWARFALREGDAWKRAIGTAEGRPSIRDLFSRGRATTTIRLTIMATAQVAGYFGLMNWLPAILQGRLNLSVSGSSLWMIATITGMSIGMIVFGQIMDRLGAKVAYGLFLIASAIAVFAYSFAGSAAVMLIGGALVGFFCNGMNAGYGAIVGNLYPVEIRATANNTIFNIGRAVGGFSSVVIGFLLESFSLRAAMAFLAIMYIISLFCVLTLNMTKAKTGSSTEQELS
- a CDS encoding PucR family transcriptional regulator — encoded protein: MLTLHSLLHDISAPIEPLSDIWNASKVIRSATVVESTETTEWFRGGALLMADQNVLASMGETAEFITDLSERRCAALAIRGTRGSEIIQRILAQANQAQLPLLLIPEGVSFFEVLNPVNREIGNDQRGAYFTQCAMKQLLQAGDARLENVKVLGLDHPDELGLILFRTEFCTDLLMSQDVESETVTLIDRFEDSVTDACEYLKSTGLAADYAVVNELNEISMALFVQFSIDYNQLISSFEKQIDTDGTFHFGVSDIRPLTQAEEAYEQADFAYRNGSLLTGPTPICRYRDVEFYQHINKLSESPETDAFFAHTDVLADHPHLLKTLTTFFAMNEQFKPTSKKLFIHVNTLRYRLEQIKKLTGLDYTVTSEKVWLFLGSLHINEM
- a CDS encoding dihydroorotate dehydrogenase, coding for MSAVRMAVDVGGIKMKNPVSTAAGTFGYGWQFDSLMDVSALGAITTKGCAALPWPGNPAPRMAEVPGGMMNSVGLQNPGVRGFVEQSGTYLERLAGKGTQIICQVAGHSTAEYVSALELFCELCPWAAGFELNVSCPNVAEGGIACGSTPEAAAEVVRACRRVCDRPLLVKMAPVRVDEIARAVEDAGADALTIINSIPGMSIDIETHRSRLSRPTGGLSGPLLHPIAVRMVWEAFRAVRIPIIGVGGIMTGADAAEFILAGATSVAVGMASLVDPGASLRILAELEAWADRQGVSDINELVGAFEA
- a CDS encoding dihydroorotate dehydrogenase electron transfer subunit, which gives rise to MPTPSPARVHDFEVVSNESIAERIFSIEIAAPELARAISPGQFVNVAVPGNAMSLLRIPLSYVRADIDAGSIVMWYAVVGDGTRRLSRMKPGETSTLLGPGGRGWSVPDSTTRALLVAGGIGVPPVLCLAHELHERGIAFDVCLGSMSAKTLVGAEQFRYLGAGTVCVSTDDGTAGLCGFCTDPAADMLLAGGYDYVATCGPAPMMRKTAAAAAEAGTYCEASLERMMSCGFGACGTCNVETTEGMEGACMCGPVFDASKVVVW